From Fulvivirga lutea:
ATATACATTTCAATATTACAGCCAGTTACAGGGCCACATGCTGCTTGAAATTCTATTGATAGTCCTCTTGAAGGATCTAAAGTTCCCGCTGTTGTAATGTCTGCTGAAATAGTCTGCCAATCTCCTGTTAATGCGGGTAAGGTTATATCATGTCTCACAGCACCTGTTGTTTGTTCAGAAAATAGTGCTACATTAATAACAGCACCTGGCTGAGTAACAGTAGCCTTTATGTTAAAAGTTACTCTTACTTGATCTCCGGGCGATATCATGTCCGCCCCAAATTGTTCTTGTTTCAACACGGGGGCAGATGCTGCAGGGCCACCTAAGGGATCTGCTACAAATGAAACAGCATAAGTACCACTATTTACATCTGTATCTGTTACTGATACACTTCCATTATTATCAAAAAATAACCAAGATGAACCATCTCCACCATTATCTTCAAATCCACCATTAATTACCAAATTAGGACCTAAGGTAGGCTCTTCTCCGCCTCCACCAGAGGTACAACTAACACAAACTATGTCATCCACATATAATATTCCTGTATTTGGCTTATTTCCAGCCTGACCCCCTACATCAGGACGAATCAAAATTCTATTAGTCCCTGCAGGTGGCGTTCCTTGTATTGTAAATGTCACCTCTGTCCACTGATTTGCATTCGAAATTGTTTGAACATCCCCTACTGTTCCAGTAGAAGTTGTGCCTTGAAACTGCTCGACCTGAAAAAGTACATTAGATGATGCCACTGTTGAATATAATTTTGCCTTATAAACAATCGCCTGATCATCCATTACTCCATCTCCAAATACAAAACCTACACCTCCCCACCATTCATTCGTGCTTTGATAATTTATCTGATAAACATTGGCACTTGTGTTAATACCACCTGAAACAGGATTAGAAACCAATTGACCAGTTAACTGTCCATCTGATGAAAATTGAGATGCAATTACACCATCAAGCGCATTTTCGAAATCCAATAAAGTAACTCCTGATCCTACAATCACTGTTCTTGTTACTTCCTCTGCCGCATTTCCAGCTGCGTCCATAACATTATACGTTATCACATAAGTACCCTCTACACTTGTATCCACTGCATCACCTCCAACAACAATATCTCCTGTAATATCTCCATCAGTATCATCTGTTGCTGTGGCTCCTGCATCTGTATATGGATCATCAACAGCTAAAGTTACCGTTGCATCACCGAGCAAAGTGATTACAGGAGGTGTAGTGTCTCCACCACCTCCAGCTTCAGAAAGTGTTAAATTATCTATGATAATATTTGCACCTTCTCCACTTACAGCAGAAACTGTTGCGATTCTTATCCGAAATAAAAAGAAAGCTGGGTTAGTATCTTCAACTGGTCTTTCAAAGGTTAATGTACTATAGCCTGAACTATTTAAAGTCAATTCATCAATTTCTTCAGTGTGAAGTGTACTGCCTGGACCAACTTGCCATATAACCTGAACATTAGTGTTATTTAAAGCAATATCTCCTAATTTTACATCGACAGATAATTCCAACGCACTTGCTGAAATAGTACCCAGAGCTGCTCCTTCGGCATAAAACTCCTGCCACAAGTATGCTCTAGCTGCATCTGGGTCTCCATCATTATATCCGGAGAATTCAAGTGCTCCGCCTGTGGCACCACCTTCATCGACCCACATAAATGTTACTTCGTCTGGGTTAGCTGCAGCGCCATCTAAAGCTTCCCAACCGTCATCAGCAGTATTATCGTCAAAAGTTTCAGAGAAAAGTACTGAGGGTGTACCACCGCCACCATCTACTTCATAGACAATGTCATCCAACCAAATTGTGTAAATTCCTTCATCAGCACCTTCGGCAAAATGAAAAAGCCCTTTATTAGCTGTTAATACAGATGGGTCTGTAGGTACGATTGTAAACTGCTGCCATTCTGTTGTTAAAGCTAAATTTGTAACTTCTGTTTGATTTACTGTGGTCACATTGTCATTTCCAACACCTGCTACGTTTAAAGTAGCCGCTTTACTAGCTTTAGCCCAAAAAGTCAATTTATCATAGCCAGAAACATCGCGACCAGGATCCACAACAAAAGCTCCGCCTGTGTATTCGGCTGCAGGAACTTCAATCTGTAAGGAAGAGGTTCCAGTATGCGATTCTGAAGTTACAACTGATACATCATTAATTGATCCTCCAAATGCCACAAAGCTTACTCCTGTTCCAAAGTCATCATCGAATACGACCGGATCGGTTTCTCCACCTCCGCCACCACCAGCACCCATTGTAATGGTCACGTTATCAAAGTATGCATCTACTGTGCACGGGTCGGATCCACAGCCAGCTTTAAGCTGTAAGGTTATCCCTCCACTAACATCTGGACCCGTAGTGGTAGTATAACTGTAAGAAGTCCAGGTTTCTGTTGGAAAGATTGGCCCGCCAGATAAAATCTCAGACTTAGATGTACCTCCTCCACTTAGCTCAGAAAATAATTCCGGGAATACTACTCCACCTGCACCTGTGAGGGTTCCATACATATCAAACGTTATTGTAACACTTGTATTTGGTGTTACAGATACATCTGAAAGGTTAGCCTGTTTAATTAAAACTTCTTGTGCCTGACCTGCAGACAACTTACCAGAAAATGTACCAGCTTGAGCCTGTTCTGTTGTTACAGCAAAAGTACCGCCAAGTTCAGAAACAGTCCAACCTGTATTATCTCCTGTCTCAAAATCTCCATTGACCGCTAAATCTTGCGCTGTTAGCATAACTGATACCAGCGTAGCCCCGATCAAGAGTATAAAATTTTTCATAGGTTATTATTTTGTTATAATTTTTTTTAAAATCGCTATGCAATCGATTTATATTTCATTGCAAACGATTACTGTATTTGTTGATCAACATCGCAAAATGTCAAATGTTATAAATACAGTATCTCTAATCTAGCGCTCAAATAGGCCTCATTCCTAAAAAAGGACTACATCAATTTTCTAAAACTACTACTACAAAATTGTTGGGGAATGTTGTTTATTCGGATTTTAGGCAGGAAAAAACCCTACAAAACACTGAACAATCAAATAAAATTGATTTTTAGTGCATTCTTTAATCGCCTTACTTAATGGAGAGGTTGATGCTGCCTACTAGGATGGTTTTTGTTTACTATTGGTATAAATAAGTTTAAAAAAGGCTCTTCTTCATGATGCCCTTTTCCTTGATTCTAAAACCCACAAAGAATTTTATATTACCAGAGGCACTTGCAATATTGGCATTATCGAGCTTTGCTGAAACTACTTGAAAAAAACCTGAAGCTCCTGCAAAAAATTGCGGTCCGTTATACCCAAAGCCTCCTCGAAAATTAAAAACCGGTCTAAAACCGATATTCTCTTCAGAGAAATCGCCACGATTGTAGGCTGTCCATAAATGCCCTGGCCCAAGTGATAAAGCCCCATTAATATAAAAATTGTTTTGCGTGAGCGTGTAAGTATAACCAGGCATTAATGCCAGTGTAGTAACTCGCATACGCTTTAAATCATCATTTAAAGGAAAGGCCGCTTGTGCTGATGGCGGTATTAAGGTAGAGTCCGCTGAAAATCTAAAATTGGACACGAAAAAGGAAAGAAGAAATGACCCTTGATTTTTGAGCTGCCTATCCGCTTGTGTATAAGGTGATCGGAACGAGAATTTCTTATGATTAAAAATATAAAAGCCATTAAACTGAAAATACCTCAGTGACAGGTCATCTCTAATAGGATATGGATCGCCACTTTGCCAGTCGGAGAAATGGTTTTGTGGGTCTTCCATGTACATGCCATTGTATCGCTGAAAGGCAACATCTGCGCCCCACTTTTTGGCATAAATGTTCGTTTGAAAATCGAATGATTCTGTTTTTCCAAATATGTCTGCCGGGACTTTTTCTTCATCCTGAGGCAATTTAAACGAAAGCTCAATGTTCAAGTCAAACGCATAAATGCCGAATCCCATAAAATTATTAGAACTTGGCGAGTAGCGTATGTCCGGAACATTCTGGTTTTCATCAGTTATATCAAGATTAAGCGTACGCAGCGTAACGATTGGCTTGATGTACCATTGATCGTGCCGCTCCTCGATGTAAAGTTTTCGGTTGGCTGTGTACTCCTCTTTATTAGCTTCGGCTAATGAATCCAAATAAGCTAATTGCCCAAATGTACTATGGCATAATGCACACAGACCAATAATACATATGATCTTGAGCGCTTTCAATCTTACAAAATGAATTCGCTCAGATCTTTATTTTTAACCAACCCGCTTAATTTCTCCTTCACCAACTCTCTAGTAATAACTATTTTGGCATTCGGTCCAATCTTATCCGGTACATCAAATAAAAATTCATTTAAGAGCCTGCTCATTACTGTGTGAAGCCTTCTGGCTCCAATATTCTCAACCTCAGCGTTGATATCAAAGGCTGTCTGAGCTATTTCATCCAGCGCATCTTCCTGGAAGGTAAGTTCTACTTCTTCTGACTCAAGTAGTGCCATATATTGCTTGGTAAGCGCATTTTTAGGCTCCATTAAAATATGGAAGAAATCATCTTTTGTTAAGTTTTCTAATTCCACTCTGATAGGAAATCTACCTTGTAGTTCCGGGATTAGATCCGATGGCTTGGCCACGTGAAATGCCCCAGCTGCAATAAATAAGATATGATCCGATTTGATTATTCCATACTTGGTGTTAATGGCACTTCCTTCCACGATAGGCAGTAAATCTCTTTGAACACCTTCCCTACTTACATCCGCACCACTCTTCTGGCCACCACTCTTTGCTATTTTATCAATCTCATCAATAAATATTATTCCCGTGTTTTCCGCTCTTCTGATGGCCGTTTCTTTCACTTCGTCCATATCTATCAATTTCTGAGACTCCTCATCAATTAATATTTTTCTGGCTTCAGCGATAGTTACTTTCCGCTTTTTAGATTTCTTAGGCATCATGTTGCCTATCATCTCCTGCAGATTAATCATGGAAGATTCATCCATGGCACCACCACCGATCATGCCTATTCCACTACCAGCAGGCTTCTGAACATTGATGTCAATCTTTCGATCTTCTAATTCGCCATTTCTGATCTTTTCTCTAAATCGTTCTCTGGTTCTTTCATTTAACTCCTGCTCTGATTTAGGCTCTGCATCAGAATTTTCTTCCGATGTGCTTTTTGACACACCATTTGTTCTCATTGGCGGAATGAGTGCATCGAGTATGATATCTTCTACAATTTGTTCAGCTCTCAACTTCACTTCCTCTTTCTTCTCTGACTTTACCATATTCACTGACTGTTCCACTAAGTCGCGAACCATACTCTCCACATCTCGGCCCACATAACCCACCTCGGTAAACTTAGATGCTTCAACTTTGGTAAATGGTGCATTTGCAATCTTGGCCAGCCGTCTGGCAATCTCTGTTTTACCTACGCCTGTGGCTCCAATCATCAGAATATTATTAGGAACAATTTCTGACTGCATCTCTGATTTTACATTCATCCTTCGCCATCGGTTTCTCAACGCAATGGCTACATTTCTTTTCGCATCACCTTGCCCAATAATGTATTTATCAAGCTCTGCTACAATTTCTTTAGGTGTTAAATATTTATTTGAATTCATATAATTTAACTTCTTCTATTCTTAAAAATCTTATTAGTATTAGCCGTGAGCGTAAAGCTATTGGACCCGCCTGCGGCATGATAACCACCACGACTATACGAAAATTCAAAGGCTTTTACTCTAAACATCAGTCCGAACGAAAACCCTGCTCCTCCGCCTGTATCCGGTAATTTTAACTCCTGCCTCACTAAGTGATTATACCCAAAACGAAGGTTAATGTTTTTAGATAACAACAATTCTACCCCAACGTTCACATGTCTCAGTGCATTATCCAACTCTCCGGGCTCTTCTTCATCTGCAGTATTATTAGGGTCAAAATAGGAAATATTGCCATCAGTAAGATTATAACCCGTTAATGAAAACCGAAAAGGCATGTGTTCGGGTTTGATTGTTGTTCCAACCTGAATATCGAAAGGTAATTTTGAATCACTATCATCGGAATAATCCTGAAGAATAAAACCAACATTTTTAAAGACTAATCCAAAAGTAACCTGCTTGCTAGGGTGGCTAAAAACACCTCCTAAATCCATCGCCAATGCCGAGGAATTAAATCCACCAATATTAGAATTGAGGAATTTTAAAGAGGCCCCTAATGTAAACACCCCTATCGTATGGTTTCGCCCTAAAATTAATTGCGTTTCACCGGAATCAAAGGTTCCTAAGTCTGCTCCGGTAGCATCGTAGCTATCGAATTCGCCATAATCCAAATGATTAACCCCCAGAAACCATGAGCCCAACTTCCCAAAATCATGCTGATAGATGGCTGTTACTATTCCTGCATCAGCAAAATAATCCAAATAGGAAAATGAAGCTAAGCCACTTAACGTATCTCCGCTTAAAGCGGGATTTGAAAAGGCTAAATTCACATCTTCATTTGCCAAGGAGACGTTCACCCCTCCTAGCCCAACTAAGCGGGTGTTTGACGGAATATTTGTAAACGTGTAGGAAGTTTGACCTCCTATTTGAGCGGAAGCAAAAAAAGGTATTAGTAAAGCAAATACAATTAATTTGTAACCCATACTGTTAGTTTACAATATTAACCTTTTCGGGAAAGGTAAATTGCATGGGCTTCTTTACTTTTTCTTTCAATAACGCAATCTCCAGCACTTCATCTACATCCTGAACATAGTTGATCTTTAATCCTTTGATATATTTTGTATCAATTTCATCTATGTCGCGCCTGTTTCTGGCTGACAAGATAATTTCCTTAATACCCGCTCTTCTTGCCGCTAATATTTTCTCTTTGATACCACCTACAGGCAATACTTTACCCCTAAGCGTGATCTCGCCAGTCATTGCCAGTTTAGATTTTATCTTGCGCTGAGTATATATGGAAGCCAATGATGTTAACATTGTGATACCTGCCGATGGACCATCTTTAGGAACAGCCCCTGCAGGAACGTGCACATGTAAATCATAATGATCAAATACTCTGTAGTCTATCAAATAGTGCTCAGCGTTGGCTCTCAAATAAGATATGGCCGCCATGGCTGATTCCTTCATCACATCACCCAGCTGACCGGAAAGGGTAAGCTTTCCTTTACCTTTGCTCAAACTTGATTCTATGAATAAAATCTCGCCACCTACTTGTGTCCAGGCCAAGCCCGTTACAACACCCGCAACATCATTACCTTGATATAATTCTTTATCAAAGATCTCAGCCCCAAGAATTTCAACTACTTCTTTATCGGTAATAGATTTCGAAAATTCCTGATCCATTGCCAATGATTTGGCTGCATTTCTTACTACAGCACCTATCTTACGCTCCAAATTTCGAACACCAGATTCTCTGGTATATCCATCAATTAACTTTGTGATACCACTTTTCTGAAATTTCAAATCATCAGCCTTAAGGCCATGCTCTTTTTTCTGTTTTGGTATTAAATGTTTCTTAGCGATTTCAGATTTCTCCTCAAGGGTATAACCCGTAATCTCGATGATTTCCATTCTATCTCTCAAAGCAGGATGAATAGTATCCAAAGAGTTAGCAGTGGCTATGAATAGTACTTTCGATAAATCGTAGTCCAACTCCAGGTAATTATCCTTGAATTCATGATTTTGCTCCGGATCCAGTACTTCTAATAACGCAGAAGCAGGATCTCCTCTAAAGTTGGAATTAACTTTATCAATCTCATCCAGAATAAACACAGGGTTGGAAGATTTAGCCTTCTTTATGTTTTGAATTATCTTACCCGGCAATGCGCCAACATAAGTTTTTCTATGTCCTCGAATTTCAGCCTCATCATGTACACCTCCCAATGACATTCTGACATAATTTCTCTTCAGTGCCTTGGCAATGGACCTACCCAATGAGGTTTTACCTACCCCAGGAGGGCCATACAAACATAAAATAGGCCCTTTCATATCATTTTTAAGCTTCAGAACGGCCAAATATTCAATGATACGCTCCTTCACCTTTTCCATGCCGAAGTGATCCTTATCAAGGATTTTTCGTGCTCGTTTAAGGTCGAAATTATCCTCAGTAAACTCTTCCCATGGTAACTCCAAGAGAAGCTCGGCATAGTTCATAGCTACAGGATATTCGGCTGCCTGAGGGTTCATTCTCAGAATTTTATCGAGCTCTTTGTTAAAATGCTGATGCACCTCATCGCTCCATTTTTTCTTGAGACCTTTTCTTCGCAACTCCTCTACCTCCCTGTCAGGGCCTTCATTACCCAGCTCATCCTGCATTACTTTAATTTGCTGACGCAGGTAATAATCACGCTGCTGCTGATCGATATCAGTGTGAACCTTCTTTTGTATATCGTACTTAAGCTCTAATAACTGAATTTCTTTGAGCATTAGCTCCAAAAGCAAAGTAGCCCGTTCAAAACCATCATTTGTTTCGAGTAGCTTTTGTTTATTAGGTACATCGGCATTTAGGTTTGATGCCAAAAAGTGAGTTAAAAAGCCTAAATCATGGATATTATCTAGAGCCATCTGAGCTTCCTGAGGAATCTCGGGATTCAATTTCAATATTTTCGCAGCCGAATCTTTTAATGACTGCATTAAGGCTTTCCCCTCTTTGTTCTTCTTGGGAGGAAATACACTTTTAAGCAATTTCACCTTAGCCGTGATGAAAGGGTCTTCAGCCAAAATTTCATCAACTTCAAACCTTGTTTTACCTTGTATTATAATGGTAATATTGCCATCAGGCTGAGATAACATTTTAATGATCTTAGCTACTGTACCTACTTTGTAAATATCCTTCAACGAAGGATCTTCGGTAGAACCATTTTTTTGAGCAACCACACCAATGATACGATTGCCTTTGTAAGCCTTTTTAACCAGCTTCACAGACTTTTCTCTGCCAACTGTAATGGGAATAACTACGCCTGGGAAAAGTACCGTATTTCTGATAGGCAGAATGCCCAACTCATCAGGAATATCATCTTCCTTTATTTTAGACTCCTCTTCAGGATTCATTATTTGTATTAGTTCTTCTGTATCGCCCTGCACAAGATCTCCGAAATATATATTCTTAAACATAGATGTTGTTTTCTCTTTATAAATATGTCATGTTGACACACAATTAGTCTAAATTGCGCTAATTAAATAGGTTTATTAAAGTTTCAATACCTGTGCCAAACTCTAATCCACTGACAACTTGATAAAAATACATTTTTGTAACATCTTTATTAGTAGCATTAAAACCGGGGTGGGAGTGAACAGAAATTTTTTAAGGCATTTAATCTGCCTCATTTTAATAATGATGGTTGCAGGAACCGGATTCTCACAAAAAAGTAGGAAAACCAATAAATCGTTAGGGGTAGTTTCATTAAGCGATACACTAGAACGCTTCAGCGATTCCAAATTCTTTACCTTTCCAAACCTGAATAAAATACCTTATTACAGAAATGAGTCTAAATTAAAGACAATCAGAAAGTTAGATGACCAGCAGAAATGGGAAGAGTTATATCCTGTTTTGAGGGAATACGTCTCAAATTTTGGTGTTATTAATTTCTATAGAGATACCTACTTTCTTTGGCGACTTGGTAAACTAACGGAGGTATATGGCAACCTCTCCGAAGCTAAATTGCTGTACAAACTCGTATTAAAGCATCATCGTGAGGATATAGATATCCGCTCTATTGAGCTTTATTACGAAGAACTCACAGAAAACGATAGGGATTACTTTGT
This genomic window contains:
- a CDS encoding immunoglobulin-like domain-containing protein, giving the protein MKNFILLIGATLVSVMLTAQDLAVNGDFETGDNTGWTVSELGGTFAVTTEQAQAGTFSGKLSAGQAQEVLIKQANLSDVSVTPNTSVTITFDMYGTLTGAGGVVFPELFSELSGGGTSKSEILSGGPIFPTETWTSYSYTTTTGPDVSGGITLQLKAGCGSDPCTVDAYFDNVTITMGAGGGGGGETDPVVFDDDFGTGVSFVAFGGSINDVSVVTSESHTGTSSLQIEVPAAEYTGGAFVVDPGRDVSGYDKLTFWAKASKAATLNVAGVGNDNVTTVNQTEVTNLALTTEWQQFTIVPTDPSVLTANKGLFHFAEGADEGIYTIWLDDIVYEVDGGGGTPSVLFSETFDDNTADDGWEALDGAAANPDEVTFMWVDEGGATGGALEFSGYNDGDPDAARAYLWQEFYAEGAALGTISASALELSVDVKLGDIALNNTNVQVIWQVGPGSTLHTEEIDELTLNSSGYSTLTFERPVEDTNPAFFLFRIRIATVSAVSGEGANIIIDNLTLSEAGGGGDTTPPVITLLGDATVTLAVDDPYTDAGATATDDTDGDITGDIVVGGDAVDTSVEGTYVITYNVMDAAGNAAEEVTRTVIVGSGVTLLDFENALDGVIASQFSSDGQLTGQLVSNPVSGGINTSANVYQINYQSTNEWWGGVGFVFGDGVMDDQAIVYKAKLYSTVASSNVLFQVEQFQGTTSTGTVGDVQTISNANQWTEVTFTIQGTPPAGTNRILIRPDVGGQAGNKPNTGILYVDDIVCVSCTSGGGGEEPTLGPNLVINGGFEDNGGDGSSWLFFDNNGSVSVTDTDVNSGTYAVSFVADPLGGPAASAPVLKQEQFGADMISPGDQVRVTFNIKATVTQPGAVINVALFSEQTTGAVRHDITLPALTGDWQTISADITTAGTLDPSRGLSIEFQAACGPVTGCNIEMYIDDVSVNSLEDEGGGPTATAFPVDFEDDGAPYVFGDFGGGTSAVIDNPQSGGINTSAKVARMQKFMAADFGGTTLTLDANIDYAEGQVFKMKVWASREVPVTFKLEQGGDITRIVSHTGSSTWEELTFDFSSEVGLGATGAVSIFFDNGEVGDAAGNPDFWTFYYDDISQEIGGSGPTTATFPVDFEDAGGPYTLNNFNGGASTIEDNPDASGINTSAKVVQMQKFPDQNFGGTTLVLDGNIDYTAGQVFKMKVWASREVPVTFKLEQPNIERVVSHSGSGTWEELTFDFSAESGLVATNAITLIFDNGVMGAADTDAPTWTFYYDDIDQSMDVGGGDTTPPVITLIGDATVNVALNDTYTDAGATATDDTDGDITEDIVVGGDVVDTSVAGTYTITYNVMDAAGNAADEVTRTVIVAADPIDPVAQTITFPAIADKTLGDSPFTLTATASSQLDVSFSSSSDKVDVTSAGEVTLLAAGSVTIDANQAGNSEFLAAPTVSRTFCINPMKPVITVNNDNTESVQLESSSSAGNQWFLNGEAIASATGATLNVDSEGIYSVQVTIDGCSSEISDDVALIVTSTGLSNRLDAVTVYPNPSSNLIQIKGFAGDISGLQLFDLSGRAQQNTFRVNGDVVESDISTIPNGVYLLMINSGESAQQIRIVKN
- a CDS encoding DUF4421 family protein; this encodes MKALKIICIIGLCALCHSTFGQLAYLDSLAEANKEEYTANRKLYIEERHDQWYIKPIVTLRTLNLDITDENQNVPDIRYSPSSNNFMGFGIYAFDLNIELSFKLPQDEEKVPADIFGKTESFDFQTNIYAKKWGADVAFQRYNGMYMEDPQNHFSDWQSGDPYPIRDDLSLRYFQFNGFYIFNHKKFSFRSPYTQADRQLKNQGSFLLSFFVSNFRFSADSTLIPPSAQAAFPLNDDLKRMRVTTLALMPGYTYTLTQNNFYINGALSLGPGHLWTAYNRGDFSEENIGFRPVFNFRGGFGYNGPQFFAGASGFFQVVSAKLDNANIASASGNIKFFVGFRIKEKGIMKKSLF
- the hslU gene encoding ATP-dependent protease ATPase subunit HslU, with the translated sequence MNSNKYLTPKEIVAELDKYIIGQGDAKRNVAIALRNRWRRMNVKSEMQSEIVPNNILMIGATGVGKTEIARRLAKIANAPFTKVEASKFTEVGYVGRDVESMVRDLVEQSVNMVKSEKKEEVKLRAEQIVEDIILDALIPPMRTNGVSKSTSEENSDAEPKSEQELNERTRERFREKIRNGELEDRKIDINVQKPAGSGIGMIGGGAMDESSMINLQEMIGNMMPKKSKKRKVTIAEARKILIDEESQKLIDMDEVKETAIRRAENTGIIFIDEIDKIAKSGGQKSGADVSREGVQRDLLPIVEGSAINTKYGIIKSDHILFIAAGAFHVAKPSDLIPELQGRFPIRVELENLTKDDFFHILMEPKNALTKQYMALLESEEVELTFQEDALDEIAQTAFDINAEVENIGARRLHTVMSRLLNEFLFDVPDKIGPNAKIVITRELVKEKLSGLVKNKDLSEFIL
- the porQ gene encoding type IX secretion system protein PorQ; translation: MGYKLIVFALLIPFFASAQIGGQTSYTFTNIPSNTRLVGLGGVNVSLANEDVNLAFSNPALSGDTLSGLASFSYLDYFADAGIVTAIYQHDFGKLGSWFLGVNHLDYGEFDSYDATGADLGTFDSGETQLILGRNHTIGVFTLGASLKFLNSNIGGFNSSALAMDLGGVFSHPSKQVTFGLVFKNVGFILQDYSDDSDSKLPFDIQVGTTIKPEHMPFRFSLTGYNLTDGNISYFDPNNTADEEEPGELDNALRHVNVGVELLLSKNINLRFGYNHLVRQELKLPDTGGGAGFSFGLMFRVKAFEFSYSRGGYHAAGGSNSFTLTANTNKIFKNRRS
- the lon gene encoding endopeptidase La, producing MFKNIYFGDLVQGDTEELIQIMNPEEESKIKEDDIPDELGILPIRNTVLFPGVVIPITVGREKSVKLVKKAYKGNRIIGVVAQKNGSTEDPSLKDIYKVGTVAKIIKMLSQPDGNITIIIQGKTRFEVDEILAEDPFITAKVKLLKSVFPPKKNKEGKALMQSLKDSAAKILKLNPEIPQEAQMALDNIHDLGFLTHFLASNLNADVPNKQKLLETNDGFERATLLLELMLKEIQLLELKYDIQKKVHTDIDQQQRDYYLRQQIKVMQDELGNEGPDREVEELRRKGLKKKWSDEVHQHFNKELDKILRMNPQAAEYPVAMNYAELLLELPWEEFTEDNFDLKRARKILDKDHFGMEKVKERIIEYLAVLKLKNDMKGPILCLYGPPGVGKTSLGRSIAKALKRNYVRMSLGGVHDEAEIRGHRKTYVGALPGKIIQNIKKAKSSNPVFILDEIDKVNSNFRGDPASALLEVLDPEQNHEFKDNYLELDYDLSKVLFIATANSLDTIHPALRDRMEIIEITGYTLEEKSEIAKKHLIPKQKKEHGLKADDLKFQKSGITKLIDGYTRESGVRNLERKIGAVVRNAAKSLAMDQEFSKSITDKEVVEILGAEIFDKELYQGNDVAGVVTGLAWTQVGGEILFIESSLSKGKGKLTLSGQLGDVMKESAMAAISYLRANAEHYLIDYRVFDHYDLHVHVPAGAVPKDGPSAGITMLTSLASIYTQRKIKSKLAMTGEITLRGKVLPVGGIKEKILAARRAGIKEIILSARNRRDIDEIDTKYIKGLKINYVQDVDEVLEIALLKEKVKKPMQFTFPEKVNIVN